The following is a genomic window from Pirellulales bacterium.
GTTCTTGCTCGGTCCCTTTCCATTTGCCGCCATCGATGTCGCGACGGATGGTGAGGACAATCGGACAGGGCCGCTCCGCCATGATCCGCTTAAGATTGATTTTTCCATTGATGTAATCCAATCGCAGTTCAACGAGCTTCGCTCCCTGGCTAACCAAGTGACGATGCTCCGCGATCATATGCCGATGCCGGCCGCGGCCAATAGAAACGCAAATCATGGAAGGTTCGAGAAAAGGATCGAAAGGATGAGGAAATGAAAATAGATGATTGTCGGCCTGTACCACAGGAACTAACGCTGATCCGGCCCAGACCACGATGCCGGGCAGTTAGATTATACGTTGCCCCAGCGGATGGCCGAAATGGTCACTAACTTTCGGTGGTCGCCTAATTTGAAAAATGTAGTGGCGTCTGTCCCCAGACGCCTGCTGTTTTCTCGAACAAAAACGGCTGAGGACCGCCGTCGCTACATCGCTGAGTGGCCAAATCAGGCGACGACCTATCTTTCTCGCTGTTTGCTCCTCCCTCTGTTCCGCTCGTCAGGTTCGCAAAAACTGGCGATCCAATTCTTCCCGGGTAAACACCAGGGCGGTTGGCCGGCCATGGGGGCAATGGTGGCTATCTTGAGCCAGATGACGCATTTCAATCAGCGCCGCCACTTCCTCCGCGGATAATCGATCCCCGGCTTTAATAGCCGCTTTGCAGGCGATCATATGCAAGAGTTCGTCGACCAAATCGCGGCGGTCGGGTGCTTTGCCTTCTGCCAATAGCCGCGCCACCAGATCGCGCAGCACATCGGCCGGCCGAAAATTCGCCAACATCGCCGGATAGGAGGTAACCAGAACCGTATCGCCGCCAAAGGTGCCCACCTCCACCCCCAATTTTGCCAACAGATCAGCGTTGGCCAGCGCCGTCGCCGCTTCGGCAGGACTTAAATCCACCGTTTCTGGCACCAATAACCGTTGCGTTTCCAACGTGCCCGCCAGAACACGTTCGCGCAATTGCTCATACAGAATTCGCTCGTGCAGGGCGTGCTGATCGATGACGATCACTCCTTCGTTGCTTTCCGCTATTAAGTAACGATTATGAACCTGCATCGCCGGCACAGGAGAGTGATCGATGATTTCTGGCCGGTGCCCCGCGCTGGCCCCGATGGCTTCGGACGCGCTTCTAACCTCCGACTGCCCGGTTCGTTCGGCGCCGTTGCTTCCGACCGGAGCGGTAGGGCTCTGCAAGTGGGCTGGAAACTGTGACCGATCAATCCGCACCAGTTCCAAGGGTTTGCGGTCGCGAGCGCTGTCTGATTGATCGTTGGCCAGCAGCCACGGCTCGACCGGGCTGGTTGGGAGCTCACCGCTCTGTCCGGCTAATTCCCCCTTCGCCCAGGCCACCAACTGGTCGCGCTGTCGCTGCATTTGCGATTCATCCATGGCGAACGTCGGATCGCTGATTCCCACCTGCGGTTGCAGTTGCACCGCCGAGGTTGGTGCCGTCGGCCGCAGTTTCGTATTCAAGTCGACCGTCAAAAACTTCGTTCTCAGCGTGCCCAAGAGTTGACTGTACAATCGGCCGGAATCTGCGAACCGCACTTCCAGCTTCGTCGGATGCACGTTCACGTCGACGGCTTCCGGTGGCATTTCGATCCGCAAAAACGCAATCGGATACCGCCCACTGAGAACCAGACCGCGATAGGCCTCGCTTAAGGCATGCTGCAAAGCCCGATCGCGAATAGCCCGACCGTTCAGCAGCACATATTGCATTCGCGGATGGCTGCGAGTTTGGCTGGGATGAGCGGCATAGCCTGTCAGTCGCACCGCGTCATCGACGCTTTCCACAGGAATTAGCGCATCGGCCAATTCACCGCCAAAAATGGCCGCAATCCGCTCGCTCCAGGCAGTTACCGGCGGCAGTTCATAGACAGTTTTGTCGTTCTGTCGAAGCTTAAATTGAATGTTTGGAAACGCCAGCGCGACCCGTGTGAATGCTTCGGCAGCATGCCCCATTTCGGTTTGAGGCGTCCGCAAAAACTTTCGCCGCACCGGCGTGTTGAAGAACAAATTGTGAACTTCAATGGCCGTGCCGATCGGACAACCACACGGCGCTACGGGTTCAGCATGCCCGCCGCTGACGACAATTTCCGAGCCGGCATCCGCAGCCGCGGGCCGGCTACGCAAAACGAGTCGGCTGACTTCG
Proteins encoded in this region:
- the mutL gene encoding DNA mismatch repair endonuclease MutL — protein: EVSRLVLRSRPAAADAGSEIVVSGGHAEPVAPCGCPIGTAIEVHNLFFNTPVRRKFLRTPQTEMGHAAEAFTRVALAFPNIQFKLRQNDKTVYELPPVTAWSERIAAIFGGELADALIPVESVDDAVRLTGYAAHPSQTRSHPRMQYVLLNGRAIRDRALQHALSEAYRGLVLSGRYPIAFLRIEMPPEAVDVNVHPTKLEVRFADSGRLYSQLLGTLRTKFLTVDLNTKLRPTAPTSAVQLQPQVGISDPTFAMDESQMQRQRDQLVAWAKGELAGQSGELPTSPVEPWLLANDQSDSARDRKPLELVRIDRSQFPAHLQSPTAPVGSNGAERTGQSEVRSASEAIGASAGHRPEIIDHSPVPAMQVHNRYLIAESNEGVIVIDQHALHERILYEQLRERVLAGTLETQRLLVPETVDLSPAEAATALANADLLAKLGVEVGTFGGDTVLVTSYPAMLANFRPADVLRDLVARLLAEGKAPDRRDLVDELLHMIACKAAIKAGDRLSAEEVAALIEMRHLAQDSHHCPHGRPTALVFTREELDRQFLRT